One window of Siniperca chuatsi isolate FFG_IHB_CAS linkage group LG15, ASM2008510v1, whole genome shotgun sequence genomic DNA carries:
- the LOC122861972 gene encoding G-protein coupled receptor 135, which produces MDLAVSTALRGSSGSNYTADTSGPSFTNQLGTASPVVPRVVSIVTSLVTATTEATVGATGNISAFRDQRGSEHSQIHQAPTPSVLSAAESNSVLQGITVAAQALVLLSIFLLSSLGNSAVVIVIIKHRQLRTVTNAFIMSLSLSDFLTAVLCLPFSFVMLFSKDGIWMFGDHFCVANGFFNTCFGIISTLTMTLISFDRYYAIVRQPQAKIGRQKATQLLIAVWLTAVIFSLPWYLLVQTPTDIHKRGFYHCMYVFHSGTSHMGTAYSICLIVVCYLLPFSLMCFCHYNICKTVRLSEIRVRPVTTYAYLLRFYSEMRTATTVLIMIVFIIFCWGPYCLMGLVTAMGDYTFNPAMDTVAIWLAWANGAINPLIYALRNPNICMLLGRSREEGYRTRNIAAYLSSQTQNREIRLNQAERIRDRYVSRVGVNHNSRLSSSSPGKGGGGEVAMWACKNPAVFFCRDAQPDTATPPNSVSAPKMKTADTSL; this is translated from the exons ATGGATTTGGCTGTTAGCACAGCCCTGCgtggcagcagtggcagcaaCTATACAGCTGACACCTCGGGTCCAAGCTTCACTAACCAGCTGGGCACTGCCTCACCTGTTGTGCCAAG GGTTGTTTCCATAGTGACCAGTTTAGTGACCGCCACCACAGAGGCCACAGTAGGAGCCACAGGAAACATATCGGCGTTCAGAGACCAAAGAGGGAGCGAGCACAGTCAAATCCATCAGGCGCCGACACCGTCTGTGCTGAGCGCCGCTGAGAGTAACTCTGTCCTGCAGGGCATCACGGTGGCAGCTCAGGCCCTGGTActcctctccatcttcctcctctccagccTTGGTAACTCAGCGGtcgtcatcgtcatcatcaaacacagacagcttCGAACGGTGACCAACGCTTTCATCATGTCGCTGTCGTTGTCTGACTTCCTCACAGCTGTTCTGTGTCTGCCATTCTCCTTCGTCATGCTCTTCAGTAAGGACGGTATCTGGATGTTCGGGGATCATTTCTGTGTGGCCAATGGCTTTTTCAACACCTGCTTTGGTATCATCTCCACCCTGACTATGACGTTGATCTCCTTTGACAGGTACTACGCCATAGTCAGACAGCCACAGGCTAAAATAGGGCGCCAGAAAGCAACTCAGTTGTTGATAGCTGTCTGGTTAACTGCAgtcattttctctctgccttgGTATCTGTTGGTCCAAACACCTACAGACATCCATAAGCGAGGTTTCtaccactgtatgtatgtgttccACTCTGGGACCTCACACATGGGGACGGCTTACAGCATCTGCCTTATTGTTGTATGTTATTTACTGCCCTTCTCCcttatgtgtttttgtcattataaCATCTGTAAGACAGTTCGGCTCTCTGAAATCCGAGTCAGGCCGGTGACCACATACGCATACTTACTGCGATTTTACAGTGAAATGCGAACAGCCACCACAGTTCTGATTatgattgttttcataattttttgtTGGGGGCCATATTGTTTAATGGGGTTGGTGACAGCAATGGGGGACTACACGTTCAACCCTGCAATGGACACGGTGGCCATCTGGCTAGCCTGGGCAAACGGAGCTATCAACCCTCTGATCTACGCCCTGAGGAACCCCAATATATGTATGTTACTGGGGCGGAGCAGAGAGGAGGGCTATCGGACCAGAAATATTGCTGCGTACCTCTCCAGCCAAACCCAGAACCGTGAGATTCGGCTTAACCAAGCAGAGAGGATAAGGGACCGCTACGTGAGTCGTGTAGGGGTGAATCATAACAGCCGGCTGTCAAGTTCAAGTCctggaaaaggaggagggggagaggtgGCAATGTGGGCCTGTAAAAACCCTGCTGTGTTCTTCTGCAGGGATGCCCAGCCTGACACTGCAACGCCACCTAACTCTGTCAGCGCTCCAAAGATGAAGACAGCTGACACCAGTCTGTGA